The Saxibacter everestensis genome has a window encoding:
- a CDS encoding RNA polymerase sigma factor: MGLKPFEMIVAEHGPTILRVCRAIVGLDDAEDAWSETFLAAMKAYPELDRDANVEAWLVTIAKRKAIDQHRARERHPVPVDQLPDPVHHDEHWSDHEDLWQAMSRLPLQQREAVAYHHLGGIPYAEIGSMLGKSTEAARRSAADGIRKLRREVSP, from the coding sequence ATGGGACTTAAACCGTTCGAAATGATCGTCGCCGAGCATGGGCCGACGATACTTCGGGTGTGCCGGGCGATAGTGGGTCTCGACGATGCCGAGGATGCCTGGTCAGAAACGTTCCTCGCCGCCATGAAGGCCTATCCGGAACTGGACCGGGACGCGAACGTCGAAGCCTGGCTGGTCACGATAGCTAAACGAAAAGCCATCGACCAGCACAGGGCGAGGGAGCGTCATCCGGTGCCCGTCGACCAGCTGCCCGACCCGGTGCATCACGACGAGCACTGGTCCGATCACGAGGACCTGTGGCAAGCAATGAGCCGGCTGCCGTTGCAACAGCGTGAAGCGGTCGCCTATCACCACCTGGGCGGAATACCGTATGCCGAGATCGGCTCGATGCTCGGCAAATCGACCGAAGCTGCCCGAAGATCGGCAGCCGATGGGATCAGGAAACTTCGAAGGGAAGTGTCTCCATGA
- a CDS encoding fluoride efflux transporter FluC, whose amino-acid sequence MKTTRKARLRIALILIVVAGGTIGTGLRYGLSLLLPTSEHGWPTATMSANLLGALALGVLLEALVRRGSESVRGRFVRLGIGTGVLGGFTTFSSLAIETERLIADGRYLAGAGYAIGSILAGFLLCLVGVMLAAKGHQWRQSRLPIDPDSDVGQRIQNDGRPAARRARDPRELP is encoded by the coding sequence GTGAAAACAACCCGCAAGGCCCGCCTTCGAATCGCCCTGATCCTTATTGTTGTGGCGGGCGGAACCATCGGCACCGGATTGCGGTACGGGCTGTCCCTGTTGCTCCCAACCTCGGAGCATGGCTGGCCGACGGCGACAATGTCGGCGAACCTTCTCGGTGCCCTGGCGCTCGGCGTATTACTGGAGGCCCTGGTGCGACGCGGAAGCGAGTCGGTGCGCGGCCGCTTCGTCCGGCTCGGTATCGGCACCGGGGTACTGGGCGGGTTCACCACCTTCAGCAGTCTGGCGATCGAAACCGAGCGCCTGATCGCCGACGGACGCTACCTGGCTGGCGCGGGCTACGCAATCGGTAGCATCCTGGCCGGCTTTCTGCTCTGCCTGGTCGGTGTCATGCTTGCCGCAAAAGGACACCAGTGGCGACAATCGCGGCTGCCGATTGATCCCGACTCGGACGTCGGACAGCGGATCCAGAACGACGGACGCCCCGCGGCGAGGCGTGCCCGGGACCCAAGGGAGCTGCCATGA
- the arsB gene encoding ACR3 family arsenite efflux transporter → MAIGLVLGRVVPGLSQGLDSVKIGSISLPIALGLLVMMYPVLAKVRYDETDRVTRDRKLLVSSLVLNWVVGPALMFGLAWLMVPDLPEYRTGLIIVGLARCIAMVLIWNDLACGDREAAAVLVAINSVFQVIAFGALGWFYLQVLPGWLGLPTTDAGFSVWAIVLSVLIFLGFPLVAGFLTRVIGERAKGREWYESRFLPKIGPWALYGLLFTIAVLFALQGDAIVSAPVDVLRIALPLLVYFLLTFGAGMALGIRLKLGYAKSTTLAFTAAGNNFELAIAVAIATFGVSSGQALAGVVGPLIEVPVLVALVYVALWAGRRFFPGDPTAPNRDPTAADRDGAVSSSG, encoded by the coding sequence ATGGCAATCGGATTGGTCCTCGGGCGGGTCGTGCCGGGCCTCAGTCAAGGGCTGGATTCGGTGAAAATCGGGTCGATTTCCCTGCCGATCGCGCTCGGTCTGCTTGTGATGATGTATCCCGTGCTGGCGAAGGTTCGCTATGACGAGACCGATCGGGTCACTCGGGATCGCAAGTTGCTGGTCAGCTCGCTCGTGCTGAACTGGGTTGTCGGCCCTGCGCTGATGTTTGGCCTGGCCTGGCTGATGGTGCCGGATCTGCCCGAGTACCGCACTGGTCTGATCATCGTCGGCCTGGCTCGCTGTATTGCGATGGTCCTGATCTGGAATGATCTCGCCTGCGGCGATCGCGAGGCAGCGGCCGTGTTGGTCGCGATCAACTCGGTGTTCCAGGTGATCGCCTTCGGTGCCCTCGGCTGGTTCTACCTGCAGGTTCTGCCTGGCTGGCTCGGCTTGCCGACGACGGATGCGGGATTCTCGGTCTGGGCGATTGTGCTGAGCGTGCTGATTTTCCTCGGGTTTCCTCTGGTTGCTGGGTTTTTGACCCGGGTAATTGGCGAGCGCGCAAAGGGCCGGGAGTGGTACGAGTCGCGCTTTCTGCCGAAGATCGGGCCGTGGGCGCTATACGGGCTGCTGTTTACTATCGCCGTGCTGTTCGCGCTGCAGGGCGATGCGATTGTTTCCGCCCCGGTGGATGTACTGCGGATCGCGCTGCCGCTCCTGGTGTACTTCCTGCTCACTTTCGGAGCCGGCATGGCGCTCGGGATCCGACTCAAGCTGGGCTATGCGAAATCGACCACATTGGCCTTTACGGCAGCCGGTAACAACTTCGAGCTCGCTATCGCGGTGGCAATCGCAACTTTCGGCGTGAGCTCTGGACAGGCGCTCGCCGGCGTGGTCGGACCGCTGATCGAGGTGCCGGTCCTCGTTGCCCTTGTGTACGTCGCACTATGGGCTGGCCGACGCTTCTTTCCCGGTGATCCAACGGCTCCCAACAGGGATCCGACGGCTGCCGACAGGGACGGCGCTGTCTCGTCGAGCGGCTAG
- a CDS encoding phosphoribosyltransferase → MRDRRYRDRHDAGQQLAARLTSDYERPRVIVLALPRGGLPVAAEVAQAMDAPLDVVVVRKIGVPYQPELAMGAMASIAGVEELVLNQDVMDVTRLAPGQDAFDEIVARERIELGRRESVYRAGREPLDLTDRTVILVDDGMATGSTMMAAAAAIRRQKPARLIAVVPVGLGKACERLGTLANEVVCPWSAKNLGSVGQAYISFDQTSDAEVQDILADAWSRGR, encoded by the coding sequence ATGAGAGATCGACGGTACCGTGACCGGCACGACGCCGGGCAGCAGCTCGCCGCCCGGTTGACTTCGGACTACGAACGACCCCGGGTGATCGTGCTCGCACTGCCCCGCGGCGGTCTGCCGGTCGCGGCCGAGGTCGCACAGGCAATGGACGCGCCACTGGATGTCGTAGTGGTGCGAAAGATCGGCGTGCCCTACCAGCCTGAGCTTGCGATGGGGGCTATGGCATCCATCGCGGGCGTCGAGGAGCTGGTGCTCAACCAGGACGTGATGGACGTGACCCGGCTAGCACCGGGACAGGACGCGTTCGATGAAATCGTTGCCCGCGAACGGATCGAGTTGGGGCGCCGCGAGTCGGTGTACCGCGCCGGCCGTGAACCGCTGGACCTGACCGACCGCACAGTGATCCTGGTGGACGATGGGATGGCGACCGGCTCGACCATGATGGCCGCCGCAGCCGCCATCCGGCGGCAGAAACCGGCGAGGCTGATCGCAGTGGTTCCGGTCGGGCTTGGCAAGGCCTGTGAACGGCTCGGCACATTGGCGAATGAGGTGGTCTGCCCCTGGTCGGCGAAGAATCTCGGTTCGGTCGGCCAGGCGTACATCAGCTTCGACCAGACGAGCGATGCCGAGGTGCAGGACATCCTCGCCGATGCCTGGAGCCGAGGTCGCTAG
- a CDS encoding arsenate reductase ArsC, producing MSERPSVLFVCVHNAGRSQMAAGFLSHLGKGRIEVRSAGSLPAESVNPAAVAAMSEVGIDIASQQPKVLTTEAVQQSDVVITMGCGDACPIFPGKRYEDWKLDDPAGKGVEAVRPIRDDIRSRIEKLVEELLPDV from the coding sequence ATGTCAGAACGTCCAAGTGTTTTGTTCGTCTGCGTGCACAACGCGGGCCGCTCCCAGATGGCCGCTGGCTTTCTTTCCCACCTCGGTAAGGGCCGGATCGAGGTCAGATCGGCCGGGTCCCTGCCAGCAGAATCGGTAAACCCCGCGGCCGTCGCGGCGATGTCCGAGGTTGGAATCGATATCGCGAGTCAGCAACCAAAGGTGCTGACAACCGAGGCGGTTCAGCAGTCGGACGTCGTCATCACAATGGGTTGTGGAGACGCCTGCCCGATCTTTCCGGGAAAGCGCTACGAAGACTGGAAACTGGACGATCCTGCCGGTAAAGGTGTCGAAGCCGTTCGACCGATCCGGGATGACATCCGCTCGCGGATCGAGAAGTTGGTCGAAGAACTACTGCCGGATGTTTAG
- a CDS encoding class I adenylate-forming enzyme family protein has translation MTEQPLTFDQVWKNTVSQHGERIFLLFHQVESANADTDAAVGGDRFWSYAEFDRIVDRVVASLTARGVQPGTSIHLALRNSPAFVAVWLAAAKLGAWIVPVDPASSARDIASQISRTRPKVGIYAAERGEVYREGAIEQLANLIELTETAADVEDGSALTSGTDAGGAGVEDSAVSTQSSRSVPSDRLAVMFTSGTTSAPKGVVLTQANYASVSSAMSTIIDLQPEDRWLVTLPLFHANAQYYCFAPAIAVGASVALTSTFSASRWCQQAHDLAATHASLFAAPIRMILARRPADAPRLQLRHLWFAQSLAESHFREFTDYIGCRPRQLYGMTETVAIVTADMSEAPRHDVIGTPIPGREVAVVDPWTFEPVPQGEPGLLALHGVPGGDIFTGYLDDPGTTENAFRTVDRKRWFKTGDLVSVMDDGSFRFVGRIDDVIKVAGENVSLTEVEAALSGAPGVLEVAVLAQPDPIRDQVPIAYVVARDPDHAPDAGQLAAWADSNLAPAARPREWHLISELPRTSVGKVRRFKLRDDKP, from the coding sequence ATGACGGAGCAGCCCCTGACTTTCGACCAGGTCTGGAAAAACACCGTCTCACAGCACGGTGAGCGAATCTTCCTGCTGTTTCACCAAGTCGAATCGGCAAACGCAGACACGGACGCAGCCGTTGGCGGGGATCGGTTCTGGAGCTACGCCGAATTCGACCGAATCGTAGACCGGGTGGTCGCCAGCCTGACCGCACGAGGCGTTCAGCCCGGAACCTCGATCCACCTTGCGCTAAGGAACTCACCGGCGTTCGTCGCCGTCTGGCTCGCCGCGGCAAAACTCGGCGCCTGGATAGTGCCGGTGGACCCGGCATCCAGCGCGCGCGACATCGCGAGCCAGATCTCCAGGACTCGGCCCAAGGTCGGCATCTATGCGGCCGAGCGCGGTGAGGTGTACCGCGAGGGCGCGATCGAGCAGCTCGCCAATCTGATTGAACTCACCGAGACTGCCGCCGACGTCGAAGACGGCTCAGCGCTTACATCGGGCACCGATGCAGGTGGCGCAGGCGTTGAAGACTCGGCCGTCAGTACGCAAAGCTCCCGGTCAGTGCCGAGCGATCGGCTGGCTGTCATGTTCACCTCGGGCACGACATCAGCACCCAAAGGAGTAGTGCTGACCCAGGCCAATTACGCCTCGGTTTCATCCGCGATGTCGACGATCATCGACCTGCAACCCGAGGACCGCTGGCTGGTCACCCTGCCCCTGTTCCACGCAAATGCCCAGTACTACTGCTTCGCGCCGGCGATTGCGGTCGGCGCGAGTGTCGCACTGACCTCGACGTTCTCGGCCTCGCGCTGGTGCCAGCAGGCGCACGATCTGGCGGCGACCCACGCCAGCTTGTTCGCGGCGCCAATCCGGATGATCCTCGCCCGCCGTCCGGCTGACGCTCCGCGGCTGCAGCTTAGGCACCTGTGGTTCGCGCAGAGTCTGGCCGAGTCGCATTTCCGGGAGTTCACCGACTACATCGGCTGCCGGCCCAGGCAGTTATATGGAATGACCGAGACGGTCGCGATTGTCACCGCCGATATGAGTGAGGCTCCGCGCCACGACGTGATTGGCACGCCAATTCCCGGCCGGGAGGTAGCGGTTGTCGATCCCTGGACCTTCGAGCCGGTGCCGCAGGGCGAACCTGGGCTGCTGGCATTGCATGGAGTGCCGGGCGGAGACATCTTCACCGGCTATCTGGATGACCCAGGGACGACCGAGAACGCATTTCGGACCGTGGACCGGAAACGCTGGTTCAAGACAGGCGACCTGGTTTCGGTGATGGATGACGGCAGCTTCCGATTCGTCGGCCGGATCGATGACGTGATCAAGGTCGCCGGCGAGAATGTGAGTCTTACCGAGGTCGAAGCTGCGCTGTCCGGAGCACCTGGCGTCCTCGAGGTCGCGGTGCTGGCGCAGCCGGATCCGATTCGGGATCAGGTGCCGATTGCCTACGTCGTGGCGCGCGATCCCGACCACGCACCGGACGCCGGTCAGCTGGCGGCCTGGGCCGATTCGAATCTTGCCCCGGCGGCGAGGCCCCGCGAATGGCATCTGATTTCCGAACTGCCCCGGACGAGCGTCGGCAAGGTCCGGAGGTTCAAACTGCGCGACGACAAACCGTGA
- a CDS encoding AAA family ATPase → MDTELKAFMATFARFIEFANDQQNHDAGGPAIHQALSDYLNCDAGKVPVVVKDFPAHRHADIDVALSVLAESDPTGGAQLLGVAGGQERMHTSLSEMIRVSSTYGQFGVGTVDYVSVPIGPDERRKVVGFGLWLMTFKEHRIGVLLRGPNPEFGSTNARIELVCCDDEIGDLFLGAVARLGNERSLLRGQMISLGSSDYDDSTALMTFHRRPAVSAGDVILPEGLLRRIERHVVGVGRHAEKLKAAGQHLKRGVLLYGPPGTGKTHTVRYLASQSSEATIIMLSGTALSAISYAAETARALQPSIVVLEDCDLVAQDRSMMGEDSAPLLFEVLDALDGLANDADVAFLLTTNRADILEPALAQRPGRVDLAVEIPLPGYDDRVHLFDLYAKSLKFSRSALSAAAEATEGTPASFAKELIRRAVLIAVEDGREPGDDDLRRSADELGSDREAFTRGLLGMRASDEELEEDDLEFA, encoded by the coding sequence ATGGACACTGAGCTCAAGGCATTCATGGCCACATTCGCGCGCTTTATCGAATTCGCCAATGATCAACAGAACCACGATGCGGGCGGCCCTGCCATTCATCAGGCGCTCAGCGACTATCTGAACTGTGATGCCGGCAAGGTTCCCGTAGTCGTCAAGGACTTCCCTGCGCACCGTCATGCAGACATCGATGTTGCGCTCAGCGTCTTAGCCGAATCCGACCCTACCGGTGGGGCTCAACTCCTAGGTGTGGCGGGCGGCCAGGAACGCATGCACACCTCCCTCTCTGAAATGATCCGGGTCTCATCGACATATGGACAGTTTGGTGTCGGCACGGTCGATTACGTGTCAGTGCCGATTGGTCCGGACGAACGTCGAAAGGTCGTGGGCTTCGGGCTGTGGTTGATGACGTTCAAGGAGCACAGGATCGGCGTGTTGCTCCGGGGACCGAATCCCGAGTTCGGCTCGACCAACGCTCGAATCGAGCTGGTCTGCTGTGACGATGAGATCGGCGATCTGTTCCTGGGAGCCGTAGCTCGCCTTGGCAACGAAAGAAGTCTGCTGAGGGGCCAAATGATCTCGCTCGGTAGCTCGGACTACGATGATTCGACCGCTTTGATGACGTTTCACCGCCGACCAGCGGTCTCAGCCGGGGACGTAATTTTGCCGGAGGGCCTATTGCGCCGGATCGAGCGACACGTGGTGGGAGTGGGCAGGCACGCCGAAAAACTCAAGGCCGCTGGTCAGCATCTCAAACGAGGCGTACTCCTCTACGGTCCGCCCGGGACTGGAAAGACCCACACTGTTCGGTACCTCGCATCGCAGAGCAGCGAGGCCACCATCATCATGTTGTCGGGCACAGCGCTATCGGCAATCAGTTACGCCGCCGAAACTGCCCGCGCCCTGCAGCCGTCGATTGTGGTCCTTGAAGACTGCGATCTAGTCGCCCAGGACCGGTCGATGATGGGTGAGGACTCTGCTCCCTTGCTCTTCGAGGTGCTCGATGCTCTCGACGGCCTGGCGAACGACGCCGATGTTGCCTTTCTGCTCACGACGAACCGAGCGGACATCCTGGAGCCGGCGCTTGCGCAGCGCCCCGGCCGAGTCGACCTCGCGGTCGAAATCCCACTGCCTGGTTACGACGATCGAGTGCATCTCTTCGACTTGTATGCGAAATCGCTCAAGTTCAGTCGGTCTGCGCTGTCGGCCGCAGCAGAAGCGACCGAAGGGACACCGGCATCGTTTGCAAAGGAGCTGATTCGTCGTGCGGTGTTGATCGCGGTCGAAGACGGCCGGGAACCGGGCGACGACGATCTTCGACGAAGCGCTGACGAGCTCGGCAGCGACCGGGAAGCCTTTACCCGCGGTCTTCTCGGGATGCGTGCATCCGATGAAGAACTCGAAGAAGACGATCTCGAGTTCGCCTGA
- a CDS encoding lysophospholipid acyltransferase family protein gives MLGLLRVLILAPLFRVAFRPTVIGRRNVPRRGPVIIASNHLSFIDSVVLTLLAPRRVAFLAKSEYFTGRGLKGWISRTFFTAVGAIPVDRGAIQAARDSLKRGQQTLEAGHAFAIYPEGTRSRDGRLYKGRTGVGWLATATGAPIVPVALAGTENLQPVGKRWLRRAKVTVKFGNPIWLQDIELPQAQAQVRRALTDAVMGKIHGLSGQELADSYNVPPNKDAIEG, from the coding sequence ATGCTCGGACTTTTGAGGGTTCTCATTCTGGCGCCACTGTTTCGAGTTGCCTTTCGCCCGACCGTGATTGGCCGGCGTAACGTCCCGCGACGCGGTCCGGTAATCATTGCCAGCAATCATCTGTCCTTCATTGACAGCGTCGTGCTGACGCTTCTCGCGCCGCGCCGGGTTGCCTTCCTGGCCAAGTCCGAATACTTCACGGGGCGCGGCCTCAAGGGCTGGATTTCCCGGACCTTCTTTACTGCTGTCGGTGCCATCCCGGTGGACCGAGGCGCCATTCAGGCCGCGCGCGATTCGCTGAAGCGCGGCCAGCAGACACTTGAGGCCGGCCACGCTTTCGCGATCTACCCGGAAGGAACCCGATCACGAGATGGCCGCCTCTACAAGGGCAGGACAGGCGTGGGCTGGCTTGCGACGGCTACCGGTGCGCCGATTGTTCCGGTTGCGCTTGCTGGAACTGAAAACCTCCAGCCTGTCGGCAAACGATGGTTGCGGAGGGCCAAGGTGACCGTGAAGTTCGGCAATCCGATTTGGCTCCAGGACATTGAGCTGCCACAGGCGCAGGCACAAGTCAGACGGGCGTTGACCGATGCCGTGATGGGCAAGATTCACGGCCTCTCCGGGCAGGAACTGGCCGACAGCTACAACGTCCCGCCCAACAAGGACGCGATCGAAGGCTGA
- a CDS encoding methylated-DNA--[protein]-cysteine S-methyltransferase — protein sequence MNRTSPSDAELLAPLATTDAATLARLHARLSGEAGPAGLLDVAYTTIDSPVGELLLAATERGLVRVAYAREDHAAVLAKLADKVSPRILRAPRRLETVVRQFDEYFSGRRKSFDLDVDLQLASGFRREVLAHLNDIDYGHTASYAVVAALAGNPGAVRAVGTACGKNPVPVVVPCHRVVRSDGSEGGYVGGPVAKHTLLTLEAA from the coding sequence ATGAACAGGACATCGCCATCCGACGCCGAATTGCTGGCCCCGTTAGCGACAACGGATGCCGCGACCTTGGCCAGGCTGCACGCCCGGCTGAGTGGCGAGGCCGGCCCCGCGGGTTTGCTCGATGTGGCCTACACGACTATAGATTCCCCGGTCGGCGAGCTGCTGCTCGCCGCCACCGAACGCGGACTGGTTCGGGTGGCCTACGCCCGTGAAGACCACGCTGCCGTGCTGGCCAAGCTGGCTGACAAGGTCAGTCCGCGAATCCTGCGTGCACCCAGGCGGCTTGAGACCGTCGTCCGGCAGTTTGACGAGTACTTTTCCGGCCGCCGCAAGTCCTTCGACCTGGACGTCGACCTGCAACTGGCCAGCGGATTCCGGCGCGAGGTGCTGGCCCACTTGAACGATATCGACTACGGTCATACCGCCAGCTATGCCGTGGTTGCAGCGCTCGCCGGAAATCCAGGAGCTGTGCGCGCCGTCGGAACTGCCTGCGGGAAGAATCCGGTGCCGGTCGTCGTGCCGTGCCACCGCGTGGTGCGCTCGGACGGCAGCGAAGGCGGCTATGTGGGCGGACCGGTTGCCAAACACACGCTGCTGACCCTCGAGGCGGCGTGA
- a CDS encoding DUF222 domain-containing protein — protein sequence MDEADAGNAADVLAAARTLSGVLGRSTAAVVGGWDRNSRRTVLTTLDDLAGQIELHRSRVIAAEEKTRDWAADGEPNIASWLGRHSRTGYGKAKADLALARTLDELPAVGEALDTGQLSSEHARVISRQFEHASEVQRETLTSAQGQAELLQSAKHADAGAFGKALRQRMAGIDREKLQRDHDAVRQRRYARLSRRNGGVFLEALVDPLAGQYLETALNAASPRPAAGDERTRDQLCADALTTLAKTLLDHGDFKPGGHIRPHVMITLSREQWATWKTAPNTDSADPPAAPMADADRAAAGGSGPVMGNTVPIPPTELDLILCDSILMRAVLDADDQPINLGRDVRTFSHALRKALQLRDGHCAWPACGMPAHFTDGHHIDEWKADQGLTSIDNGILFCSFHHHRVHATGTIITSIPGGYRFTTRDGTPIGDHNFQQRHSRNNSGSGSGSGRNDSASGNGRNDSASGTNRQRRHRGGPADRGSPNEPTRWTTHERPRRPAPEHVTHPHPGTTRERMSSRHQHHTDPGTDPPIELPLE from the coding sequence ATGGACGAGGCAGATGCGGGGAACGCAGCTGATGTTCTGGCTGCTGCCCGGACGCTGAGTGGCGTACTGGGCCGTTCGACTGCTGCTGTGGTCGGCGGCTGGGATCGGAACTCCCGGCGCACCGTGCTGACCACGTTGGACGATCTGGCCGGCCAGATCGAACTCCACCGTTCCCGGGTGATCGCCGCCGAAGAGAAAACCAGGGACTGGGCCGCCGACGGAGAGCCGAACATCGCGTCCTGGCTGGGCCGGCACAGTCGGACCGGCTACGGCAAAGCGAAGGCCGACCTGGCCCTGGCCCGCACCCTGGACGAACTACCCGCGGTCGGTGAAGCACTGGACACCGGGCAGCTCAGTTCCGAGCATGCGCGGGTGATTTCCCGGCAGTTCGAGCACGCCTCTGAGGTCCAACGCGAGACCCTGACCAGCGCGCAGGGCCAGGCAGAGCTCCTACAGTCAGCCAAGCACGCCGACGCGGGAGCATTCGGCAAGGCCCTGCGACAACGAATGGCCGGGATCGACCGCGAGAAACTACAGCGCGATCACGATGCGGTCCGGCAACGCCGCTACGCCAGACTCTCTCGCCGCAACGGCGGGGTATTCCTGGAAGCACTGGTCGACCCGTTGGCCGGGCAATACCTGGAGACAGCGCTCAACGCCGCGTCCCCACGCCCCGCGGCGGGGGACGAACGGACCCGGGACCAACTCTGCGCCGACGCGTTGACCACCCTTGCGAAAACCCTCCTCGACCACGGCGACTTCAAACCCGGCGGGCACATCCGCCCACACGTAATGATCACCCTCAGCCGGGAACAATGGGCCACCTGGAAAACCGCACCCAACACCGACAGCGCGGACCCTCCAGCAGCGCCGATGGCCGATGCCGACCGCGCCGCCGCGGGTGGTTCGGGGCCGGTGATGGGCAATACGGTGCCGATCCCGCCTACCGAGCTCGACCTCATACTCTGTGACTCGATCCTGATGCGCGCCGTCCTCGACGCCGACGACCAGCCGATCAACCTCGGCCGAGACGTCCGAACGTTCTCCCACGCCCTACGGAAAGCCCTGCAGCTACGGGACGGACACTGCGCCTGGCCGGCCTGCGGAATGCCTGCACACTTCACCGACGGACACCACATCGATGAATGGAAAGCCGACCAGGGCCTGACCAGCATCGACAACGGAATCCTGTTCTGCTCGTTCCACCACCACCGAGTCCACGCCACCGGCACCATCATCACCTCCATCCCCGGCGGATACCGCTTCACCACCCGCGATGGCACCCCGATCGGCGACCACAACTTCCAACAACGACACAGCCGTAACAACAGCGGCAGCGGCAGCGGCAGCGGTCGGAACGACAGCGCCAGCGGCAATGGTCGGAACGACAGCGCCAGCGGCACAAACCGGCAACGACGACACCGCGGCGGTCCCGCCGATCGAGGCAGCCCAAACGAGCCCACACGCTGGACCACGCACGAACGTCCCCGAAGGCCGGCGCCTGAGCACGTGACACACCCACACCCGGGAACAACTCGCGAACGGATGAGCTCCAGACACCAGCACCACACCGACCCAGGCACCGATCCGCCCATCGAACTGCCGCTGGAATGA
- a CDS encoding fluoride efflux transporter FluC → MTFLLVALCGGVGAMVRFIVDSLIKARWDSDFPAATVIINVSGSYLIGLITGATAFGGAQSWHLFVAVGFCGGYTTFSAAMVETVRLIQAQRIRLAFLNAFGSLAMAIAAAIAGIATVAGVSALW, encoded by the coding sequence ATGACGTTCCTGCTCGTAGCCCTGTGCGGCGGCGTCGGAGCCATGGTTCGGTTTATCGTGGACAGCCTGATCAAGGCCAGGTGGGATTCGGATTTCCCCGCCGCGACAGTCATCATCAACGTCAGCGGTTCGTACCTCATCGGGTTGATAACTGGGGCAACGGCGTTTGGCGGCGCACAATCATGGCACCTGTTCGTCGCGGTGGGCTTTTGCGGAGGCTATACGACGTTCAGCGCTGCCATGGTGGAAACCGTCCGTCTGATCCAGGCGCAGCGGATCCGGCTGGCATTTCTCAATGCCTTCGGCAGCCTGGCCATGGCCATCGCGGCGGCGATTGCTGGCATCGCCACCGTCGCTGGCGTGTCCGCGTTGTGGTAG
- a CDS encoding histidine phosphatase family protein — translation MRLILVRHGQTPSNVDGLLDTAVPGPSLTPLGFEQAAKLPVALRDEPIESIYASTQHRAQQTAAPLAETLGLTVEVRDGLREVDAGDLAMKGDFDSVAQYMSAIFAWSAGDYSARLPGGESGESTMRRYDEAIAEVAASGHACATVVSHGAVIRMWVAARAANVDATFVEVNAIRNTGIVILEGTPEEGWMLESWMGTPSGGLAIDDVTAEDPTGDAYSTDDVS, via the coding sequence ATGCGCCTCATTCTCGTTCGACACGGACAAACTCCCTCAAATGTCGACGGCCTACTTGACACTGCAGTGCCGGGGCCAAGTCTTACTCCGCTTGGCTTCGAACAGGCGGCCAAGTTGCCGGTGGCGCTTCGCGACGAGCCGATTGAATCCATCTACGCCTCGACCCAGCACCGCGCCCAGCAGACCGCGGCGCCATTGGCGGAGACCTTGGGCTTGACCGTCGAGGTGCGCGACGGTTTGCGCGAAGTCGATGCCGGAGATCTGGCGATGAAGGGCGACTTCGATTCGGTAGCCCAATACATGTCGGCCATCTTCGCCTGGTCAGCGGGCGATTATTCCGCCCGACTTCCAGGAGGCGAAAGCGGCGAGTCGACGATGCGTCGCTATGACGAGGCCATCGCCGAGGTGGCGGCATCCGGCCATGCCTGCGCGACGGTCGTCAGCCATGGCGCCGTGATCAGGATGTGGGTTGCCGCCCGGGCAGCCAATGTCGACGCGACATTCGTCGAGGTCAACGCGATCCGAAATACCGGCATCGTCATTCTCGAGGGCACTCCCGAGGAAGGCTGGATGCTCGAAAGCTGGATGGGCACTCCCTCTGGCGGTCTCGCGATCGACGACGTAACCGCAGAAGACCCGACCGGCGACGCCTACTCGACCGACGACGTCTCCTAG